The genomic segment tggagcagaagagagggaagcgcaTCTTCACAGACGAGTGTCTTACATACACTCTACTTTCCTCTGacctttttgtgtgtttttttttctgtgctcAGTAGCAGCACGCGGCAGTCTTTCCACTCCCACCGGACCCCCACCCTTTCCTGTTCTGTCTCCACTGTATCCTTGAAGCCCACGTGTGCTCTGCCTACCCCCTACGCTTTGCCTTCGTCCTGTGTTTCTATTTTCTACCGCTTGTTTTTTCGCAGGCGTTCTCTGAAAGTTGCGCGTGGTGGCCAGTGCAGAGCAGGAGCCGGCCCAATATTGCCGAAACGAGGTTGCGACGTGGCGACAATTTCCGTCTTGCGGCCTCTTTTGCGAGGCGCGCACTGCGCGAGAAGAAATTTGTCGGACGTTCGCCAGGGATGGAGCAAAAGAAGCCGATCGCTGCGACCGCTCGCACTAAAACCCCGTCGGTGAACTCTGGAGTCTCGGTACTCCAGAGTCTCCAACGTGAGAATGACACGCTTCGGTCAGAGCTGCTACGGTCGAAGCAGCACAAAACGCAGTTGCAGCGACAGCTGAATGATTTGCGCATAGTGACAGAGCAGATTGTACGGGAGGTGACAATGTCGAGCAAGGAGCAAGTGCGTGCTCTGGAAGAGCGTTGTCGACTCCTAGCAGATCGGCTTGTTGGATCGAAGCGGGAGGAGCAGGTGACCGAGACGGCGCGCGTAGGCTTTCTCCTCCGCTCGCAAATTGAAGAGCGTCAGTTCCTGAGGCGGGGATTAGAGGCAATGCAGGAGGTTTTAGTCGGTGtgggcgacagcgctgcatcTGGATTCCGGAATGGCCAACTGTCCGTCAGCGCTTCTACTCGGCCAGCGGACGAGGGGCGAGATGGAGAAGTGCACACCGGAGACTTGTACCGCTTGATGATGACCGTCTCAGACGCCTTGCATGCTCATACAGCTTCTGCAAAGCTCGAGAAGGCGCGCACCCGGCTGACTCTCGAGCAGGCCGCCTCACTTCTAGACGAGCTGCGGGATGCTGTGGAGGATGCGACGCGCGCTGCTTTTGACGCTGCTGTTCAGACCAGCGTTGTCTGCGACGCGGGCACCACATTGGCGGCTGGTGGTGACGCTTTTCAGCTCTCGTCAATGCTGATGGCTCCTCGTGGCACacctgctgccaccgcacaGAATGCCAGTGGCTTTGCCGACATCACATCCTTTCTTCACCGCCAAGGCGCGGGCGCCTCTCCGTTCGCTTActcggcgatggcgccatCGCCTTCCGCGCAGCTTAGCTTGGAGCTGGAGTGGGTGTGCGACGTTCTGAAGGCTTGCATGAAGGGCGCAAcggaggtgcgcgtgctcctcggcgccgctgccgagggTCTCAAGgctccgccactgcagcagcgtcggcgcgtCGCGGGTGACCGCTCCTCGGCGACCGAGCAAGTCCCTCCGCTGGAGTTAACAGCCAGTCCTGAAATGAATGCATTGCTTTGCAGTTTTCTTGAGGATCTCTCCACTATCAAGGAACGGGCCGCCCGACAGCAGGAGGACATGGCACGGCAGCTGGCTCACGAGGTAGAGCGGCACTTCCAGTCCACACAACAGTACGAGGAGCGCGTAAAGCTTCTCGAGGCTGAGTGCGCGCGGCTGCTCTTTTACATGGAGAAGCAGGCGACGCAGAGTCCGAGAGTAGATGCGACAACGCCGACGCCTGCCCGCCAGCACGCGGCGGTGTCCGCGATGCTCATGCCGTCGTTGGTGCCCGTCCAGGACACCCATATCACACCGGAGCGCTACATAGCGACTCGTGATGTGGCGAAGCTGTCTGAGCGGAGACCCGCTCGGCCTCCACGAAAACCGTCGGCGGAGACCTCGCGTGTGCTTCTTGCTGACCAGCGCACCCCTCCTCAGGTAAGCCGCTCGGCAAGGCCCATGGAGGCGCAGAATGCAGCGCTTTCCACCTCGGCTGACCATGCCATAAAAGTTGACAAGCCAGCGCATGCGAACCGCGACACCTCGCCGCACTACTTCCTGCAGGAGTTTTCGTTAGACCGACCCTACTCGGCCTCTGAACAGTCGCGCGCCACGGTGCCTATCGCTCCATCTCCCACGGCTTCTGCGATTTGGTCTGCGTATAGAGATCGAAAGGCCAGGTTGCAGCACCTCACTTCAGAGGCACTGCGGTCACCGCCGGGACTTCACtctccacttctctctcctgcaccgCCAGCTGTGCATCCCAAGACCCTCACCACGACCACCAGCTCTTCGACTGCCTTCGCACACAGTCTCTCcccacagcggcgctcgACGACTGTGTCtacgccgccacggcagcaagGCACGGCGACGTTTCGCACCGGCACCCCGACACCCGTGCTTTCCTCTGTGTTCTCCACGCCAAAGAGATCTTCAGTGCATCCCAACAACGCCGCGGACGGCTCGGTGTCGCCGCACAACCTcacgcgcgccgctgctgctcccctctcctctgcggaGCCGCCGCCTGCCATCACAACTGCCGCCGGGCCGCGAGACCctactccccctctctctggcaCCCCCGTCACCACCTCGCGTCAAGGGCACAAAACGAGTCGTCATCACACGCATTTACCACACCAGCTTTACGATGAGGCAGCTGCCGactttttttcctttcactCTACTAGCTTTGGGGCTGCTCCCTCGACACTGTCATCGATGCAGCGACTTCGGTTGGGGTCTTCGCAGATGAGCGACTTTGGCGGCACGGCAGAGATGCGAACGCAGTCTCCTTGGCGACTGGTACAGCCCACATCGAACTCCAACCGCGCTTCACCCGGCGAGTTCACCGTACTGAGGACTGGACGGCAGCTTCACACTCCACCCGGTCCTGTCTCGGGGGTGCTGTTGGGACACGCCTctagaggcggcggcgcggtggacACCTTCGGACAGGCGGAGACGCCCGACACCCCTCCCATCTGGCGCCGTATCAAAGAGGAGGCGTCCTTTCAACCCCAGCATTCACCCTCTCCAATTGCCGGTGGTGACGCCTCCTCGTTGTTTGGCACACCTTGCGAGGTGCCATGGGCAAATGTATGAGAGGCTGGGTCTTAATGAGTTGTTTAGggtgggagtggggggagggaggacgcaggaggaggggggggacagcACTCTGTATGTGTGAGACGGAGAGCGACACTCGTCACGTTTGCCAGTGGGTACGTGACTGTGTCCGTGCTGCCTTTCGAGTACAGATGGTTCACacttgtgtttgtgtgtatgccCTGACACGAGTGCCACCGC from the Leishmania panamensis strain MHOM/PA/94/PSC-1 chromosome 28 sequence genome contains:
- a CDS encoding hypothetical protein (TriTrypDB/GeneDB-style sysID: LpmP.28.2320), with the translated sequence MEQKKPIAATARTKTPSVNSGVSVLQSLQRENDTLRSELLRSKQHKTQLQRQLNDLRIVTEQIVREVTMSSKEQVRALEERCRLLADRLVGSKREEQVTETARVGFLLRSQIEERQFLRRGLEAMQEVLVGVGDSAASGFRNGQLSVSASTRPADEGRDGEVHTGDLYRLMMTVSDALHAHTASAKLEKARTRLTLEQAASLLDELRDAVEDATRAAFDAAVQTSVVCDAGTTLAAGGDAFQLSSMLMAPRGTPAATAQNASGFADITSFLHRQGAGASPFAYSAMAPSPSAQLSLELEWVCDVLKACMKGATEVRVLLGAAAEGLKAPPLQQRRRVAGDRSSATEQVPPLELTASPEMNALLCSFLEDLSTIKERAARQQEDMARQLAHEVERHFQSTQQYEERVKLLEAECARLLFYMEKQATQSPRVDATTPTPARQHAAVSAMLMPSLVPVQDTHITPERYIATRDVAKLSERRPARPPRKPSAETSRVLLADQRTPPQVSRSARPMEAQNAALSTSADHAIKVDKPAHANRDTSPHYFLQEFSLDRPYSASEQSRATVPIAPSPTASAIWSAYRDRKARLQHLTSEALRSPPGLHSPLLSPAPPAVHPKTLTTTTSSSTAFAHSLSPQRRSTTVSTPPRQQGTATFRTGTPTPVLSSVFSTPKRSSVHPNNAADGSVSPHNLTRAAAAPLSSAEPPPAITTAAGPRDPTPPLSGTPVTTSRQGHKTSRHHTHLPHQLYDEAAADFFSFHSTSFGAAPSTLSSMQRLRLGSSQMSDFGGTAEMRTQSPWRLVQPTSNSNRASPGEFTVLRTGRQLHTPPGPVSGVLLGHASRGGGAVDTFGQAETPDTPPIWRRIKEEASFQPQHSPSPIAGGDASSLFGTPCEVPWANV